One Borreliella chilensis DNA window includes the following coding sequences:
- a CDS encoding sodium:dicarboxylate symporter translates to MDKVAILYTLINIIIMLILISIVYVCKKKNVSFTKRIFISLGLGIAFGMLIQYFYDTNSSITKETINWISILGDGYIRLLKMVIMPLIITSIISAIIKLTNSKDVGKMSLFVILTLVFTAGLAAIIGIFTALILGLTAEGLQVGANEILQGEKLQKGLETLNQTPITKKIAELIPQNIFEDLAGLRKNSTIGAVIFSAIIGIAALKTSVKKPESIEFFKKIILTIQDVVLGIVTLILKLTPYAILALMTKITATSEIKSIIKLGEFVIASYIAIGLTFLMHMALIAANKLNPITFIKKIFPALTFAFISRSSAATMPINIEIQTKNLGISEGIANLSSSFGLSIGQNGCAALHPAMLAIMIAPTQGINPTDLSFILPLLGLIIITSFGAAGAGGGATTASLMVLSAMNLPVGLVGLVISVEPLIDMGRTAVNVSGSILAGIISAKQLKQFNQNIYNKKELIHKQMEKQS, encoded by the coding sequence ATGGATAAAGTAGCTATACTATATACATTAATCAATATTATAATAATGCTTATTTTAATAAGCATAGTTTATGTTTGTAAAAAGAAAAATGTTTCTTTTACAAAAAGAATATTTATATCTTTAGGGCTAGGAATAGCATTTGGAATGCTTATCCAATATTTTTATGACACAAATTCATCTATAACAAAAGAAACTATAAATTGGATAAGCATTTTAGGTGATGGCTACATAAGGCTTCTTAAAATGGTTATAATGCCCTTAATAATAACATCAATAATCTCTGCAATAATAAAATTAACCAACAGTAAAGATGTTGGAAAAATGAGCCTATTTGTAATATTAACACTAGTATTCACAGCAGGACTTGCTGCTATAATTGGCATTTTCACCGCTTTAATATTGGGATTAACAGCTGAAGGACTACAAGTGGGAGCCAACGAAATTTTACAAGGTGAAAAATTGCAAAAAGGTCTTGAAACATTAAATCAAACACCAATCACAAAAAAAATCGCAGAGCTTATTCCTCAAAATATATTCGAAGATTTGGCAGGACTTAGAAAAAACTCAACAATCGGAGCTGTGATATTCTCAGCCATCATTGGAATAGCAGCCCTTAAAACATCTGTCAAAAAGCCAGAATCAATAGAATTTTTTAAAAAAATAATATTAACAATTCAAGACGTAGTATTAGGAATAGTAACTTTAATTTTAAAACTAACACCTTATGCTATATTAGCTTTAATGACAAAAATTACAGCAACCAGCGAAATCAAAAGTATAATAAAGCTTGGTGAATTTGTAATTGCTTCCTACATTGCCATAGGTCTTACATTTCTTATGCATATGGCGTTAATTGCAGCAAATAAATTAAATCCAATTACATTTATAAAAAAAATATTTCCAGCACTAACATTTGCATTTATATCTAGATCTAGCGCTGCAACTATGCCTATTAACATAGAAATTCAAACTAAAAACCTAGGAATAAGCGAAGGAATAGCAAATTTATCAAGCTCATTTGGACTTTCAATTGGACAAAATGGTTGTGCAGCACTGCATCCTGCTATGCTTGCAATAATGATAGCACCAACTCAAGGAATAAACCCAACAGATCTTTCATTTATACTTCCACTTCTTGGATTAATAATAATAACTTCATTTGGAGCTGCTGGTGCTGGTGGAGGCGCAACAACAGCTTCATTAATGGTACTCTCAGCAATGAACTTACCAGTAGGATTGGTCGGACTTGTAATATCTGTTGAACCTTTAATTGATATGGGGAGAACAGCTGTTAACGTGAGTGGTTCAATACTTGCCGGTATAATATCTGCAAAACAACTCAAACAATTCAACCAAAACATATACAACAAAAAAGAGCTCATACATAAACAAATGGAAAAACAATCATGA
- the pgi gene encoding glucose-6-phosphate isomerase (functions in sugar metabolism in glycolysis and the Embden-Meyerhof pathways (EMP) and in gluconeogenesis; catalyzes reversible isomerization of glucose-6-phosphate to fructose-6-phosphate; member of PGI family), which produces MINYKNLNELANFKILERIAPEVLKTALTGKRIKEYDITIEGDRVHYNYASKQINENHLKIFQNLSDEANLIEKYKELLNGENINISENRKVLHHLTRGQLGKDVIEDNKENMRDFFQSELEKIYNFANQVHSGNIKSANGKNFKNVVQIGIGGSSLGPKALYSSLKNYAKKTNLALMNGYFISNIDPDESEEILNSINIDETLFIIVSKSGNTLETKANMQFLINKLKLNGIKEYKKQIAIITLKDSMLALEEKGYLEYFFMHDSIGGRFSPTSAVGLALLTLCFTEKIVKEIIKGANKADKKSLNKNVKDNAPLLAALISVYERNVLNYSSNCIIAYSKAMENFYLHLQQLEMESNGKSVNRFKETINYKTVRIIWGGIGTDVQHSFFQMLHQGTDTVPMDFIGFNETQLKKDVISDSSSSNDKLKANLIAQIIAFSKGKENSDKNKNFKGERPSALIYSKELTPYTIGSILSHYENKVMFEGFLLNINSFDQEGVQLGKTLANKILKNGTFEDESIESYYQILK; this is translated from the coding sequence ATGATAAATTATAAAAATCTTAATGAACTTGCAAATTTTAAAATCCTTGAAAGGATTGCCCCAGAAGTGCTCAAAACTGCATTAACTGGAAAAAGAATAAAAGAATACGACATTACAATAGAAGGAGATAGAGTACATTACAATTATGCTTCAAAGCAAATCAATGAAAATCACCTTAAAATTTTTCAAAACTTAAGCGATGAAGCAAATTTAATAGAAAAATACAAAGAACTACTTAATGGAGAAAATATCAATATTAGTGAAAATAGAAAAGTCCTACATCACCTTACAAGAGGCCAACTCGGTAAGGACGTAATAGAAGACAATAAAGAAAATATGAGAGATTTTTTTCAATCAGAACTTGAGAAAATATATAATTTTGCAAATCAAGTCCATTCTGGGAATATCAAAAGTGCAAATGGAAAAAACTTTAAAAATGTAGTACAAATAGGAATTGGTGGATCTAGCCTAGGACCAAAAGCTCTTTATAGCTCACTAAAAAATTATGCAAAAAAAACCAATCTAGCCTTAATGAATGGTTATTTTATTTCAAACATTGATCCAGACGAATCAGAAGAAATATTAAACAGTATTAATATTGATGAAACACTCTTTATTATTGTCTCAAAAAGTGGAAATACATTAGAAACCAAAGCTAATATGCAATTCCTAATAAACAAATTAAAATTAAACGGCATAAAAGAATATAAAAAACAAATAGCTATTATAACCTTAAAAGATAGCATGTTAGCATTAGAGGAAAAAGGATATCTTGAATATTTCTTCATGCATGATTCAATAGGTGGAAGATTTTCTCCAACATCAGCAGTTGGACTTGCACTACTTACTCTTTGCTTCACAGAAAAAATTGTAAAAGAAATTATAAAAGGAGCCAATAAAGCTGACAAAAAATCACTAAATAAAAACGTAAAAGATAATGCACCACTTCTAGCAGCACTAATTAGTGTATACGAAAGAAATGTTCTCAACTACAGTAGCAACTGTATAATCGCTTATTCTAAGGCAATGGAAAATTTTTATCTTCACTTGCAACAACTTGAAATGGAAAGCAATGGGAAAAGTGTAAATAGATTTAAAGAAACAATAAACTATAAAACTGTAAGAATAATTTGGGGGGGCATTGGAACAGATGTTCAACACTCATTCTTTCAAATGCTTCATCAAGGAACAGACACAGTCCCAATGGATTTCATAGGTTTCAACGAAACACAACTTAAAAAAGACGTAATATCTGATAGCAGCTCAAGCAATGACAAATTAAAAGCAAATTTGATAGCCCAAATAATAGCATTTTCAAAAGGTAAAGAAAATAGTGACAAAAATAAAAATTTTAAAGGCGAAAGACCTTCTGCACTAATATATTCAAAAGAATTAACACCTTACACAATAGGATCAATACTCTCCCATTATGAGAATAAAGTAATGTTTGAGGGATTTTTATTAAATATAAACTCATTTGACCAAGAAGGAGTTCAGTTGGGTAAAACCCTTGCAAATAAAATTTTAAAAAATGGCACTTTTGAAGATGAGTCGATAGAATCTTATTATCAAATATTAAAATAA
- a CDS encoding chromosome partitioning protein ParB yields the protein MLIDIEQIKIKKRIRKNIGDTETLKNSIKKHGLIYPIIIDKNKNLIAGFRRYQALKELGYKEAEVKVISIENKKTLLEIELDENNVRKSFTRSEANEGESYLKIYSESNLIIRFLKFIILKIKNMWRRKK from the coding sequence ATGTTAATAGATATCGAGCAAATAAAAATAAAAAAAAGAATTAGAAAAAATATAGGAGATACTGAAACCCTTAAAAACAGTATTAAAAAACATGGATTAATTTATCCAATAATAATAGATAAAAATAAAAACTTAATAGCGGGATTTAGAAGATATCAAGCCTTAAAAGAACTGGGCTACAAAGAAGCCGAAGTAAAAGTAATCTCAATTGAAAACAAAAAAACTTTACTTGAAATTGAACTTGATGAGAATAATGTTAGAAAATCATTTACAAGAAGCGAAGCAAACGAAGGAGAGTCTTACTTAAAAATTTACTCTGAAAGCAATCTAATAATAAGATTTCTTAAATTCATTATCTTAAAAATTAAAAACATGTGGAGAAGAAAAAAATAA